The Primulina eburnea isolate SZY01 unplaced genomic scaffold, ASM2296580v1 ctg739_ERROPOS11973397, whole genome shotgun sequence sequence tgatccaatttttttttaatattttgtaaacccaAATTTTAGACTCCATTTTTTACATGTTATTAGTATCCAAGTATATACTCTATAGCCTCCTTAATGTGTTTTCTCTTCTCGAGACATGAACGTCATATACTTTGATTAACAATCATTCAAATTCATTTTAATTATTGCTTTCATCTTTCATAATCTCTAAAAAATCCAAAATGTTACCAAATTTTAGGTTCGTTTTTTCGTTCAATGTTTGTCGATCATTCAATTGTTTTCAATGCTACTAGCTGTACGTAATTTGTGTTCAAACTTTATGACACATTATTTTTAGATGTCGATTAatcattgtttttttttctttattaattataatatattgttGCCTACACTGAACCAAGATCCTGGCTCCGCCCCTGACCGAGGTGCTGCCCAGATATATTTGAAAGTGCTTTTGGGCTTGGCCGCATTTTAATGTTTGTTTTCTGTTGTGTAATTTTATCTGCTCCTTACGTATAGTTGTGATTTTATACTGAAGTTATTATCCTGAGACTTCTTTCTTTGGACTCCCGACAAGATTTGAAGGTCAACTTTTTCACATTTGTTATCTGAATCAGAAGCAACTCCTGAGCTTTTCTACGGCATTGAAAACTTCTATTCAAACATTACGGCTCGATTTCAGATTCTCTGCTCACGGGATTCGGTAGAGGATACAAATCAGCAGTAAAATTAGTGGAAAAAGAGTTCATGAGAATGGGGATCTTGGAGAGTTTAAAAGAGTTTCTTAGCCTGAGAAGGAAAATGGAGAATTGGGCAAATGAGTGGCCTTGTTCAAAAGGGTTTAGGCCAATTCCTCTGAGTTCTTGCAATGTGACTCAAGCTAAGTTTTTGGTGAGTTTGTTCAAGGCTTCTGTTTGGGTTACAAAAACTCAAAGAAACTTAaattttgaatatattatataaagtAATGAACATTGCAAATTTGACAATTGTTACTTTGCGATATAAATTTCGTACTCCAATAACTCAAGAAGCCAAAATCTCAAAAACTATGATGCAATTTCTCGAAGTTTCTGTATTACATATCCAAGTTATGTATTTGGCAAATCTAAaatttgtgtatttatttaatttatttgcaGGCGGTTGCTAATAATTTTGAAAGATTGATGTTTATATTTtatagtaggtctcttgtgagacggtctcacgaatctttatctgttgaCCACGataaaaagtattaattttagcataaaaattaatatttttttatggatgatccaaataaaatatctgtctcacaaaatacgactcgtgataccgtctcacataagtttttgtctataTTTTATTAGTAATTCCTACTTTGAAAAGAACATGAGGATGTTTGGTTAGatattatgttattttaaattaaaacttTGTTGGACCACACCTATTGTGAAGGTTTTCTAAAAGCATTTTGTCAGTGTATCTCAAATTTTGTTGTGAAAAATACTTTGTTCAGATTACATTTGACCTTTcattaattattaaacaaaaatgATCTTATATAATATGACGTGTATTGGTGCAGTcctagcaaaaaaaaaaagatggttGGAAAAAAATGTTGagatttttcataaactttccCCCCTTCATCCAAGATGTCCACACTTCATTTTCGACGAGCCTTGTTATCCGAGAACTGAAGTAGAAAAACACGAAAGGCGGCAGAAAAGAAATCATAGAAAGCCAGCGATCTGCTCGGGAGGTGAAGAATTGAAATCAGGGTTGCTGTCGTATTGCGTTCTTCTGCAGAATAATGGCTCTTTCGACCTCCTTTTGCGGCCCCACGACCTCTTCCGCGCCACTCTGTTTCTTGAGACCTAAGGCCCCTGTGCTTGTGGGATTTTGGAGCTCTTACTGTCATATGGTTATCAACTGTTGCTCTTCTGAAAAGGGTCACAACTCAAACCCTGTGAATTTCAAGTATTCTCATCCTTCATTGCTGTATCTTTTCTAGCTAATATCTCTATTCTCGAATTTTTTTAgtcatatttcaaattttacgcGCGGATCATTTGTCTTATTATGACTTTTGGTTTCTGTTTGTTCACCACAAGCTAGGTGTGCAAATGAAAATTATTTTCCTTCTGATTTGTTCACATCTTTCTTTTTTCGCAGGCAACAACAATTATCTTCAATGTCTGTGCCTCCTTTTGGTGTAACGCTGAATGATAGTAGCTCTTCCAAACCATTATACAAATGGCAAAGGGTGTTGCTTAAAGTAAGTGGGGAGGCACTTGCAGGCGATCAAACACAAACTATTGATCCAAAGGTTGGAATACTGTTGCTGACATAATCTAGTGTTTATTAACGTGCTTTCTCTATGCTTATTAAAAAAGACACTTGAACAGATCACTATGGCCATTGCAAAGGAAGTTGCATCTGTTACTCGGCTTGGGATTGAGGTACGTTTTATCTTTACACTCTTTTGAAAGGGAAAAATATGTTCTTTCATGAACATAGATAATGTATCTAGAAATGCGTTCTTTATCGTCATTTAATGCTTTTTTCCATTAGAAATTTGTTGTCAGCCCTCTTCGTGCGATGAACTATATAGGTAACTGCAAATGTCGTTTGATTATGTTGCAGTTACCAAAATATTAAAAGAGGGATGTGGAATACTTTGATCTACTCATATTCTAGCTTATATGCGGGATGAAAATGCTCCTTTTCCACAGTTTTGATTTGTATGCATAAATTCTTCAGGTGGCAATTGTGGTTGGCGGAGGAAATATCTTCCGTGGGGCCTCTTGGGCAGGGAGCGGTGGCCTTGATCGCTCATCTGCAGATTATATTGGGTAATTTCTTCTAGTcgcaaaaaaatttaattcgTCTAGTTTTGATTGTGCAATACATTATGCTTTTAGTTTGGTAATAGTTATTGATATAAAATCTTTGAAATATCTTCGTTGCATTTAATATTATTAGAACTCATAAAAAACCTAATTTACTATCATGGACAATCCAACGCAAAGAAAAAAGGTTGCAAATTTAGCAATACAAATTATCGTGTTGCTGAACTTTTTAGTTGTGTATCTTATTGAACTAGTCTTTATAGTTAGGATGGTTTATTGTAACAATGATGTTTTAACTTTATAGGTTAGTTGATGTATTGTAATATGATGTTTTAGCATTTCCTCTCTTTATGTTTAGGATGTTAGCAACTATCATGAATGCAATATTTTTGCAATCAACGATGGAGAGCATTGGCATCCCAACAAGAGTTCAGACTGCATTTCGCATGTCAGAAGTCGCTGAGCCATACATAAGAAGAAGAGCTGTTCGGCATTTAGAGAAAGGAAGAGTCGTAATCTTTGCAGCTGGAACTGGGAATCCCTTCTTCACAACAGATACTGCTGCAGCACTTCGGTGTGCAGAGAGTGAGTTCATTTCTTCGACTTAAGTGCTTATATACTGTGCTGATTATATCGCATGTTATAAAAACCATAAATCCCACTTAGTTTTCCCTCATGTTGTGTAAATATTCAAGTGCCGTCCGTTTTCTTTCTAGAGTCCTGAATTCTTTTCTCCTTatgtaatatcatattattggaATGGTACATGGGAAACTGATGTTGAATTTCTGAATAATATGTGCAGTAAATGCGGAAGTGGTGCTGAAAGCTACCAATGTGGATGGAGTTTTTGACGATGATCCTAGGCATAATCAAAATGCAAGGCTACTAGATAACTTAACCTACCAAGATGTAACTTCAAAGGAACTGTCTGTAATGGACATGACTGCTATTACTTTGTGCCAAGAAAACAACATTCCTGGTAAGGTTTGAACCTCATGAGTCATGAACATCATTTGATACTCCATATATTATCCACATATATATTACTAGGATTTTAGTTGACAAACCATGTCATTTTCTTGATTCTCTGTACTTtcttaaaaaatgatttttgatCTCTCTGATGCAGTTGTGGTGTTTAACATCAACAAACCGGGCAACATATCGAAAGCCATTAGGGGAGAGGAGGTGGGGACATTCATTGGACGGACTCAGAGAACAACAGCAGCTAGGACCTGAAGCATAAATTTTTGCTATTCCAAGGttctttaataatttaaatcggAGAACaatcttctcatataaataGTAACAAGAATTGGCTTGCCTATCGTTTTTTTGAAGTCGAGGCGAGGATTGACAGTTTTGAGTGTCATGGATTACATTTTGTACCAGCCTCTTCATTGTAAATATTATCACAAATCAAATGCTATGCACCTCCGGATCCTATCTCGACGGTATTGGATAAAATTACATTTATTCCAACCATATTGAGTTCAGTGTACAAAATTTGTTAATTGACAATGTTGCATTACACCTGCTTTTCTAACAAAACTCGCACTGAAACATATACTTGCATTAAAATTCTTGACAACTGTGTGCAGAGGCCCTGAATGAATCTGTCAGCTCTCCCTCTGACATTTCTGATGGTAACCCATTTTCTGAGAAATTTTGATAGCTTATAAAGCTTCTGCGCATAAATCATTTTGTTCTCAATCTCCTTAGATCAAACATGTAAAAAGAAATTCAATTTGCTGCCCACCGACTTGTTTCTTCTACCATCTTGTAAATGATCAAAGTCGATATCAAATTCACAATGCTGTCATTTGTAGCCAAAATTGGTTATGGTAATTGTGGAGAATTGTGAAATTCCTCACCTGAAAGAAAACAGTGGATACCTATATGCATGCACGGTGGTGACCCAAATGAATCAACATAATCAcccggaggtggtggtggtctTTTTCATGCTGGCCGCAGGCTTTGCATTCGATTGATCATCGATTCCATTCACCTTCGTAGTTCTTCCCACCCAcaaatattcttcatttaaTTATCTGTACAGATAAGGTAAGATGTGCCACAGAGTCAAATCTCGTAAAAATAGGCAACCTGGAAATTCTAACAGTCACAAAATAGGCAACCTGGAAATTCTACCAGAGTGACGCAGATTCAATGCTGAAACTGTACTTTCTTCACTCTTACAATACCATTATGCAACGTTGACATGGTGCGATGATCTGGCTCTATTCCCTTAGATGACATCTCGTTTAACAGGGTCAAGGCCTTGCCCATATGCCCCTGCTTACAATACCCAGATAAGAGGGCTGTGTATGTGACGGTATCTGGTTGCAAACCATGTTCAATCATCTCATTGAACAGGGAAACAGCACCCTGAAGGTTTTCAGATTTGCATTGACTGTCGATTAAAGCTGTGTAGCAAATGACATCTGGCTTTAACACCATCTCCTTCATTTCAGACCAGAAAGTTGAAGCTGCCAgtttcttgttattgattcctTCGTTATCTGCTTGAGATCGAACTtctttcaaatttattttcgaATGTCCGTCAAGCATGACAGTATAAGTGATTATGTCAGGGCTAATGTCCCTTCTCTTCATATCACTGAAGAGATCAAGGGCTTCTCTGAGGCAATTCACCTGACAATAACCATTCAACATTATGGTGTACATTATTACATCAGGAGACAATCCTTTTCTGGCCATACTATCAAATGCCCATCGAGCCCTTTTCATATTTCCAGCACGACATAGAGAAGATATGAGAGTTCTGTACATTTTCCTGCTAGGACCGTCAACAGATGAGAGCATTACCTCAAACAGCTTGATAGCTCGGTCATATTCTCCATCCAAACAAAGGCTGCTTAGAAGTTTTAAACAAGAATTCTTTTTTACTAGAAATCCTCGCATGACCAATCTGAGAAAAACTTCGTAAGCTGTTGTCACCATGCTCGATTCACAGTACCCATTGATCATGGAAGCATAATTTTCGAGACTTTTGTCTTCTAAACTATTGAAGTACTTTTCAGCTTCCTTGACTTTTCCTCCAATGCAAAAGCCTTCAATTATCATGTTATGTGTCACAGTGCTTGGAGTCAAACCTTGTCCTTTCATGTTATCCAAAAGGAAATGCACCTCTTTCAACAGACCCTTTCGAGACAATCCACTAGCAAGAACGTTATAAGTTATAAAATCGGGTTTCAATCCCATTTTGTTCATTTCCTCTAGTAAGCTTATAGCATCAAAAATCTTTCCATAAAGACAATAGCCATTTATCAAAGTGGTGTAATGCACTAGATCAGGAATCAACTTCTTTCCCTTCATCTCATCAAACAATTCCACCGCCTCCTCTAATTTACCCATCTTGCACAATGCGTCAATAACAATATTATATGCGACCTCATCGAGCGAAATACCCGATTTCATAAAGTCAAAGAACTGGTCTACCGCTTCATGCCGCATACCCTTGAGGCACAAACATTGAAGAATCAAAGTGACTATGAAACAATTAGTTTTGACACCCTTTGTCACCATCTCATTGTGTAAAGCTAAAGCTGTAACTATGTTACCTGAAGCACAATACCACCGGATCAAGGGACTATAGCTAAACTCTTTAGGAACTAACCCTTGTTCTTCCATATCAACTAAGACAATCTCTGCGTCGCcgagtttattttctttaacaaaACCCCGAATCACAGAAATATAGGCGTATTCATCAATTTGGAAATTTTTAGCTCTCCAAGAACGTAAGATCGCATAGCCCAACTCAGACCTCCCATGCACACAAAGCCCTTCAATATAAGTTGAGTAGATAAAAGCATCCGGTGCTACTCCAGCTTCCTCCATCTCCACAAATATATCAACAGCTTCTTCAAAACTACCCTTTCGACAAAATGCCTTGATAACAATCCCATATGTATACACGTTTGGCCTCAGCGCAAGAGTCTTCAACTGCTTATACAGAGCAATGGCTACATCCACCTTCCCAAACTTTATCAACCCATTCATCAAAAAATTACACAAATACAAACGAGGGCCAACACCGTTTCTTTTCATTTCAAAAATAGTATCAATGGCCTCGTCGAACATGCCTAAATTAACGTAACCCTTAACTAAAGCATCGAAAGCGCGAACAAGTGAACGTGGACCCTCGGCCTGAATCTCCCCCACTATCGCCTCCATCAACTCCGAAACCTTGCAATCACCATGCCTCTTTTCCATTTTTATTACTTCTAACATCAAAGAATTCAACTTCCTATCCAAGCCCCAAAAACAGAGTATATCAATAACCGCCAGGTAAGTTTCAACACTGTGCTGAAACTCCTGTTCCTTGAGTTGCTTAAGGAAAGATAAGGCAGAAATGGGTTCCCTTCGCATACCTTTAAGAATCTCAACGACTCCAAACAAATTCAACTTCCCGGAATTGTCATCACCGCCGATGCTATCACTTATTACAACAGCACTGTTCGTTAAGCTAGAATTCCGGTCCTCCGAACCAGAGTCTGAAACGTAAGGAGTGAAATGTGCCAGCGATGGAACAGAATAGAGTCGCATGAATCGGAGGCTGCAGAAGATTTTTTTGTGAACAGGAACTGACCTGATTGTAGAAACCAACATAGAAATAATCACTCAAACATCTACGAATTTCTTGAAAACTTTTAAGCATCGCTGCTGCCTTCTTCCCTTCCCGCCACCCAGCTCCGACAGAGAGTAAACTCGGGGGTTTGAAGGTGTGAGGCGGCGCGGGAACTGAGATATACAGTATGCAGACTCAGTAAACTTGATTGATAAACCCTTGCACTTTGAGATCAAAAAGATAAATTCCTTGAAGAAATGGAAAACAAATTGGAGTTGGAAATTCAATGATTCCATGAAAATCAGATTTTCCCCAAAAATAATttctgaaaattaatatttagttggatattttttcttaaaataaagGAGAAACGATCAACAAATCTCCAAAAGAACTTTATTTGATGTctgtcataaaaaaataataataagtactcactgattttaaaataatgtttaTGCAAAAAATTTCGGATAAAAATTGATACAAAATATTGgaaatatgatattaatatttgaGTATCAAAGTATttaaatttgatattaatatattatttttgaataCTCAAACATTAATAACAAATAATGAGATCGTGATACGTCTTTTCATGAATGATAATTTATACAAAATATGGAAAATATAgtactaatatatgatttttaagtaTCAAATAGTTCAAATCTaatactaatatatgatttgTAAGTATTcaaacatgtataacaagtatTTGTAATAATGATCCATGTTTTTTATCGGATAAAATCAGAACAAAACATTAAAAATGtaatactaatatatgatatttgagtatcaacttttcagatatgatattaccatattatatttttaataccCAAATAAGTATATCAATTGTTGATGTTAATATAGTTATTCTAAATTTCTAATCAAAATCTTATCTTTTGTATAATAATAAAACCCGATGTTACTAAATATCatattagtatcatattttaaatattttgtaatgatatccatgaaaatatatataggtACATGAATAGCATTCATTTTTTTTGTGAGAATCagtaagtaaaaaaaaaaattctctaaCAATGACCCGActagggatgtaatcgagtcgagccgagccgagccgaactcttgaatgttggagcttggttcgtttataatcgagccgagctcgagctttatttaacgaatatatacatagctcacgagcttattcaagcatTTATCAAACCTAAAcaaacttaataaatatgaattatatatttaaattttcattaaattaattaaaaagtaaattatatatttaaagaaaaatatagtattcttattaaaatttgtaaatttattataataaataaatttaatagatttttctatatatttcataaataatatgcaaaatcaataattcaaatatcaaaatattatttttttcatctaaaagattactcatgaacttaccaacgaaaatgttcacgagctaacgagccgaatactgtaaagcttgagtttggtttgtttatcttaacgagcctcattaatcgagctcaaacgagcttttatcaaatcgagcttcgaatagctcacaagCGGTTTgattcatttacatccctagacCCGACACACATTCGTGTTTAGAtttagatatttaaaaatatgttgcccaataaataattaaaaacatttttaacaagtcattattattattattattattttaagaaAACAAGAGTTCTTTGAATTAATGTTTAAGttagtatttttttaataatactaATCGGGATGAATTGATTGATACTccgtaagaaataaaataatataaaggtCGAGTAGATAAATAGATAAATTTTAGTGGTATGAAACTGTAATCTGGTAGTAAAATAAGAAGTTAGAAGTAATTCTCGATAGTTCAAGGGTCAAAATGTAGTTAACTTAGAAAGTAGGCCAAGTTTGGATTCTACGTATGCTCCACAACCATTGTTCTTTGTTCAAACATCGCTTTCAACTCCCTCGATATGAACTGTTCCATCTCGCCTTCCGTTCACTACTCTGAATACCATTACTTATTATACTTTTTTTGGACATAAGATTCTATCCGGGCTTTTTTGGTTTCTGGATTGAAACGAGATTCGTGGAAAAGTTTTTTGTTTAGAATTCTTGGGTGCCCATTTCATTTTTTTCGTGTTTCTGTACGGGGGTGTCATCCATTGAGGTTCTGGGTTTGATTTATAGGGAGCTTTATGAAtaaatttgatgaaatgtaattattttttttatcattttagtTTGGTGGCATTGTGTTCAGCTAAATTAGGTATGATTGTGACTGAATGGTAGGTATATTGATCGGTTGTCTGGTTTTTTCCTGGTTTGGGTGCTTTATTAGGGAACTTTAATGGCTTCTTTTGTTTAAAGAgattatttttcttcttttggtTTCCTGTTTTAGAAGATCCTGTTTTTAAAGTGCGGAGGTGCAGATGTTGCCGATGGAAAGAATGAGTAGTTTTAATAGAAGTGTTTCCTTTAAACAAAGGTATGCTAATATTGGAAGTCCAAGATTTAGTAGGAAGAATCGGCCGTCACCTCTATTTCGTGCTCTAATTATAATTGGAtggtttgtttcctttttcttggCCGTTGGCTGTGGATACATGTATGTTCTGCCAAATCTTACGCATCCATTTCATATTAAAGAGTATAGATTTACGAATTTCAGTGGTTCCGATAATACGTGTGATGTATTTGATGGAAATTGGGTTATGGATCATGGTTACCCGTGGTACAATGCTTCAGAATGTCCTTTTGTAGAGCAAGGATTCAATTGTCTAGCCAACGGTCGGATAGATGAAGATTATCTGAAATGGAGGTGGAAGCCAAAGAATTGTGATATTCCAAGAGTTCATGTGCGTGTTGTTCTGGAAAAGCTACAAAATAAAAGAGTTGTTTTCGTTGGCGATTCAATGAGTAGAACACAGTGGGAATCTTTGATTTGTTTTTTAATGACCGGTTTGGAAGATAAGGGGAGTGTTTACGAAGTTAATGAGAGAAAAATAACGAAGCAAATTAGATTCTTGGGTGTAAGGTTTAGTTCCTTTAATCTCACCATTGAGTTTTACAGATCGGTTTTTCTTGTGCAACATAACTGGGCGCCTAAACATGCACCAAAGAGAGTTAGATCAACCCTTAAGTTGGACAAGTTGGATGACATCAGTAAGGAGTGGATTGATTCGGATGTTCTGATTTTCAATTCGGGTCAGTGGTGGGTCCCTGGAAAGCTCTTTGGGACGTAAGTTACCTCCTCAATCAAGCTGTCTATTCATTCCATTATGTCTTTATGAGATATATGAGCTTTGTTGTGATTGAGCTAATGTGGACGATCCGAGTGCAAGTTTGCTATCATCTTCCAGCTATTTGatgaattatatttaatttcttcAACGTCAGGCATATGATTCTTGATCAATTAACTAATCATTTATCAAGAATCACCACTATCGGTTCCTCTATTCTCTTGATGTATATTAAGTTGTGAATTCTGTATTTGACAGGGGATGCTATTTCCAGATTGGTAAGACTTTGAAGCTTGGAATGTCAATTGTTAGTGCTTATAAAACTGCGCTACAAACTTGGGCATCTTGGGTTGATAAAATGATTAATCCAAAACTTACCCGAGTGTTCTTTCGAACATTTGAGCCATCTCACTGGAGGTATCTCTCGCTAAACAATTCTCATATTGGACCATGTTGGGCCAATTTATCTGATCAAATGGTAGTCTGTTTTCCCATCAGGAATTTGACATTGCGGGAATGCAACGTGACTAAGTTACCGCTTTTAGAAGTTATGGAAGAGGGTGTGAATCCATTTTCAAACATGGTACTCGAAGTGGTGAAAGATATGACTGTTCCTGTTACTGTAATTCATGTAACTCCAATGTCAGCTTTTCGAAGCGATGCACATGTTGGCAATTGGGGAGACATGCCTTCTTTATCTGACT is a genomic window containing:
- the LOC140821683 gene encoding uridylate kinase PUMPKIN, chloroplastic-like, with the translated sequence MALSTSFCGPTTSSAPLCFLRPKAPVLVGFWSSYCHMVINCCSSEKGHNSNPVNFKQQQLSSMSVPPFGVTLNDSSSSKPLYKWQRVLLKVSGEALAGDQTQTIDPKITMAIAKEVASVTRLGIEVAIVVGGGNIFRGASWAGSGGLDRSSADYIGMLATIMNAIFLQSTMESIGIPTRVQTAFRMSEVAEPYIRRRAVRHLEKGRVVIFAAGTGNPFFTTDTAAALRCAEINAEVVLKATNVDGVFDDDPRHNQNARLLDNLTYQDVTSKELSVMDMTAITLCQENNIPVVVFNINKPGNISKAIRGEEVGTFIGRTQRTTAART
- the LOC140821682 gene encoding uncharacterized protein; translated protein: MLVSTIRSVPVHKKIFCSLRFMRLYSVPSLAHFTPYVSDSGSEDRNSSLTNSAVVISDSIGGDDNSGKLNLFGVVEILKGMRREPISALSFLKQLKEQEFQHSVETYLAVIDILCFWGLDRKLNSLMLEVIKMEKRHGDCKVSELMEAIVGEIQAEGPRSLVRAFDALVKGYVNLGMFDEAIDTIFEMKRNGVGPRLYLCNFLMNGLIKFGKVDVAIALYKQLKTLALRPNVYTYGIVIKAFCRKGSFEEAVDIFVEMEEAGVAPDAFIYSTYIEGLCVHGRSELGYAILRSWRAKNFQIDEYAYISVIRGFVKENKLGDAEIVLVDMEEQGLVPKEFSYSPLIRWYCASGNIVTALALHNEMVTKGVKTNCFIVTLILQCLCLKGMRHEAVDQFFDFMKSGISLDEVAYNIVIDALCKMGKLEEAVELFDEMKGKKLIPDLVHYTTLINGYCLYGKIFDAISLLEEMNKMGLKPDFITYNVLASGLSRKGLLKEVHFLLDNMKGQGLTPSTVTHNMIIEGFCIGGKVKEAEKYFNSLEDKSLENYASMINGYCESSMVTTAYEVFLRLVMRGFLVKKNSCLKLLSSLCLDGEYDRAIKLFEVMLSSVDGPSRKMYRTLISSLCRAGNMKRARWAFDSMARKGLSPDVIMYTIMLNGYCQVNCLREALDLFSDMKRRDISPDIITYTVMLDGHSKINLKEVRSQADNEGINNKKLAASTFWSEMKEMVLKPDVICYTALIDSQCKSENLQGAVSLFNEMIEHGLQPDTVTYTALLSGYCKQGHMGKALTLLNEMSSKGIEPDHRTMSTLHNGIVRVKKVQFQH
- the LOC140822067 gene encoding protein trichome berefringence-like 7, translated to MLPMERMSSFNRSVSFKQRYANIGSPRFSRKNRPSPLFRALIIIGWFVSFFLAVGCGYMYVLPNLTHPFHIKEYRFTNFSGSDNTCDVFDGNWVMDHGYPWYNASECPFVEQGFNCLANGRIDEDYLKWRWKPKNCDIPRVHVRVVLEKLQNKRVVFVGDSMSRTQWESLICFLMTGLEDKGSVYEVNERKITKQIRFLGVRFSSFNLTIEFYRSVFLVQHNWAPKHAPKRVRSTLKLDKLDDISKEWIDSDVLIFNSGQWWVPGKLFGTGCYFQIGKTLKLGMSIVSAYKTALQTWASWVDKMINPKLTRVFFRTFEPSHWRNLTLRECNVTKLPLLEVMEEGVNPFSNMVLEVVKDMTVPVTVIHVTPMSAFRSDAHVGNWGDMPSLSDCSHWCLPGVPDMWNEIVLSYLLGSFEQDFECKNSLQNCG